In Symmachiella dynata, the following are encoded in one genomic region:
- a CDS encoding adenylosuccinate synthase, whose translation MSATSVVGLQWGDEAKGKLVDILTLEHDIVVRYQGGNNAGHTVVFNGKTYKLSLLPTGILRSEKLSVIGPGLVVNPKALLSEMEAIRQQGIEIGENLIISDRAHVIFPHHMAEEAVLEASRKDDAIGTTMRGIGTCYRDKAGRTHAIRVGDLYHEASFRSRLESIVEQKNTIIQALAPGSETIDHAAVAEEYLEYARILKPHVTDTTARLHREIAAGKRLLFEGAQGSLLDVDHGTFPFVTSSNSSSAGIHNGSGVPQRHIDRMIGIVKAYTTRVGGGPFPTELDNEIGQLIRDTGNEYGTVTGRPRRCGWLDAVATGYSARVCGVDCIAVTLLDVLSELDEIQICEAYEINGQRTTDVPSHVEDLAVVKPIFRTLPGWKTDITGARTLEDLPANARKYLDNVAELVGVPVEFISIGPDREQTIII comes from the coding sequence GTGTCGGCAACTTCAGTCGTTGGATTACAGTGGGGTGACGAGGCCAAGGGGAAGCTCGTCGATATTTTGACCCTCGAGCACGATATTGTCGTGCGCTATCAAGGGGGCAATAACGCTGGCCATACTGTCGTCTTTAACGGCAAGACCTACAAGCTGTCGCTTTTACCGACGGGCATTTTGCGCTCGGAGAAATTGTCGGTGATCGGGCCGGGTTTGGTCGTCAATCCCAAAGCCCTGCTCAGCGAAATGGAGGCGATTCGCCAACAAGGGATCGAGATCGGCGAGAACCTGATCATCAGCGATCGCGCCCATGTCATTTTTCCGCACCACATGGCCGAAGAAGCCGTGCTCGAAGCCAGCCGTAAAGATGACGCGATCGGTACGACGATGCGGGGCATTGGCACCTGCTATCGTGATAAAGCGGGACGCACCCATGCGATTCGGGTGGGCGATTTGTACCACGAAGCTTCTTTCCGCAGTCGGCTGGAAAGCATCGTCGAACAGAAAAATACGATCATCCAGGCCCTGGCGCCTGGCTCTGAGACAATTGACCACGCGGCTGTGGCGGAAGAGTATTTGGAATACGCTCGCATCCTCAAGCCGCACGTGACCGATACAACGGCACGACTGCATCGTGAGATCGCCGCCGGCAAACGGTTGTTGTTCGAAGGGGCCCAAGGCAGTTTGCTGGATGTGGATCACGGCACGTTTCCGTTTGTTACGTCGTCGAATAGTTCCTCAGCTGGTATTCACAACGGCAGCGGCGTGCCGCAACGGCATATCGATCGCATGATCGGTATCGTCAAGGCGTATACCACACGCGTCGGCGGTGGACCGTTTCCGACAGAACTGGACAACGAGATCGGCCAGTTGATTCGCGACACCGGCAACGAATACGGCACGGTCACCGGACGTCCACGACGTTGCGGCTGGTTGGATGCCGTGGCGACCGGTTACAGCGCGCGAGTCTGCGGCGTGGATTGCATTGCCGTCACGCTGTTGGACGTGCTCAGCGAACTGGATGAAATCCAGATTTGCGAGGCCTATGAAATCAACGGCCAACGAACGACCGATGTCCCCTCGCACGTCGAAGACTTAGCGGTCGTCAAGCCGATCTTCCGCACACTGCCAGGTTGGAAAACCGACATCACCGGGGCACGAACGCTCGAAGACTTGCCGGCCAACGCTCGCAAGTATCTGGACAACGTCGCCGAGTTGGTCGGCGTCCCGGTCGAATTCATCTCCATCGGTCCTGACCGCGAACAGACGATTATTATTTGA
- a CDS encoding response regulator, whose product MSDSKKRVLVVDDDNEILDSLELALGSRGYDVVLAHDGNEGLARVERDSPDLVILDIVMPRRNGFNVLKCLNLMSTLNPRVIMVSGNEDPRHRAFAESSGVDAFVSKPFDVDYVLDLVDQLLTFK is encoded by the coding sequence ATGAGCGACAGTAAAAAACGCGTCCTTGTCGTTGACGACGACAACGAAATCCTCGACTCCCTAGAGTTGGCGCTCGGGTCGCGCGGTTATGACGTGGTGCTCGCACACGACGGCAACGAAGGTCTCGCCCGCGTCGAACGGGATTCCCCGGATTTGGTGATCCTCGATATTGTGATGCCGCGCCGCAACGGTTTTAACGTACTGAAGTGCCTCAACCTCATGTCGACACTCAATCCGCGGGTGATCATGGTCTCCGGGAATGAGGACCCGCGGCATCGAGCCTTCGCCGAATCGAGCGGCGTCGATGCCTTTGTCAGCAAGCCGTTCGATGTCGACTACGTGCTCGATTTGGTCGATCAACTGCTCACGTTCAAATAG
- a CDS encoding DUF1501 domain-containing protein, protein MFRIAETSRPAGQFCDGIRRRRFLEIGSLGLLGLSLPNLLRRTASAANVGGTATSSTSPRSVILIWQHGGPSQLDTFDMKPDAPAEVRGPYSSIQSNLPGLDVGELLPYHARVMDKCTVIRSFSHGNGDHWAAAHWMLTGRLGATGSDRPARQPSMGAVASHLLGPRKKDTLATVNMNDGGFGYHGAAWMGVAHNPFRYGEYSYGNEAGRLPTGDHKSFQLVDGLSRDRLMNRVALQEQFDGLRRRVETNSDFQNLDQIDQKALDIVLSGRTRQAFELDQEDPRTRERYGPGWGEQALLARRLIETGVRFVSLNTGYWDDHSNINNALNSKMPRHDRAVGVLIEDLAQRGMLDDTLVVTAGEFGRTPKINANAGRDHWPQAQSILFAGGGYRHGQVIGSTNGNAEHPTSRKIGVNDFCAIIYHALGLHPDDTITDPTGRPVHLLEGGNVPREML, encoded by the coding sequence GTGTTTCGCATCGCAGAGACTTCAAGACCGGCCGGTCAATTTTGTGACGGAATTCGCCGACGACGTTTCCTGGAAATTGGTTCGCTGGGACTCCTCGGATTATCGCTGCCGAATTTGTTGCGACGAACGGCGAGCGCGGCCAACGTTGGTGGAACTGCGACAAGCTCAACCTCGCCCCGCTCAGTGATTCTCATTTGGCAACATGGTGGCCCCTCGCAACTCGATACTTTCGACATGAAGCCCGACGCTCCGGCCGAGGTGCGTGGGCCATATTCGTCGATCCAGTCCAATCTGCCCGGTTTGGATGTCGGTGAATTGTTGCCCTATCATGCCCGGGTGATGGACAAGTGCACGGTCATCCGCAGTTTCTCGCATGGCAACGGCGATCACTGGGCTGCGGCGCACTGGATGTTAACGGGACGTCTGGGGGCAACCGGTTCAGATCGCCCGGCACGGCAACCATCGATGGGGGCGGTGGCGTCTCACCTGCTCGGGCCGCGAAAAAAAGATACGCTGGCGACGGTGAACATGAACGACGGCGGCTTTGGCTACCACGGTGCCGCTTGGATGGGAGTCGCGCATAACCCGTTCCGTTATGGAGAATACAGCTACGGAAACGAAGCGGGCCGCTTGCCGACCGGCGATCACAAAAGTTTTCAACTCGTTGACGGTCTGAGCCGCGACCGTTTGATGAATCGCGTTGCCTTGCAGGAGCAATTTGACGGCCTGCGCCGCCGGGTGGAGACGAACTCCGATTTTCAAAACCTAGATCAGATCGATCAAAAGGCGTTGGACATCGTGCTTTCCGGCCGCACGCGACAGGCGTTTGAATTGGATCAAGAAGACCCGCGGACCCGCGAACGTTATGGACCAGGCTGGGGAGAACAAGCGTTACTGGCACGGCGACTGATCGAAACCGGGGTGCGGTTTGTCTCGCTGAATACCGGATACTGGGACGATCACAGTAACATCAATAACGCATTGAACAGCAAAATGCCGCGACACGACCGTGCGGTGGGGGTACTGATCGAGGATCTTGCACAGCGCGGCATGTTGGACGATACGTTGGTGGTCACAGCTGGAGAATTTGGCCGGACTCCCAAGATCAACGCCAACGCTGGTCGCGATCACTGGCCACAGGCGCAGAGCATTCTGTTTGCCGGCGGAGGCTATCGCCACGGTCAGGTCATTGGCAGTACGAACGGGAATGCCGAGCATCCCACGTCGCGCAAAATCGGCGTCAATGATTTTTGTGCCATCATCTATCACGCTTTGGGCTTACATCCAGACGACACGATCACCGATCCCACCGGTCGCCCTGTGCACCTATTGGAAGGGGGCAACGTCCCCCGTGAAATGCTCTAG
- a CDS encoding potassium channel family protein, which produces MRDLSFNKLLRTAQRGRFQTLFVSLILFSLMTPFIKYSTFEGLFFYGLLALSLAAAVLAVSDQRSLAYLASVLLGIAFLTTTWSTFFESSLISKVAANTIADGTAFIAFAFTATLILGTVVKPGPVTTDKIFAAVCVYLLSGIAWGLLYVLVYLNDPSSFMFSYGEPWRENAPNETSSVFSVFCYFSFVTMTTLGYGDISPASDLSRTLAWLQAVLGQLYIAILIARLVGMHAQTVHEQMQRDPSTKK; this is translated from the coding sequence ATGCGAGACTTGTCTTTCAACAAACTCCTCCGCACCGCACAGCGCGGACGGTTTCAAACGCTTTTTGTTAGTTTGATTCTATTTTCATTGATGACGCCCTTCATCAAATACTCAACATTTGAGGGCCTATTTTTCTACGGCTTGCTCGCTTTGAGTCTGGCAGCGGCTGTTCTGGCCGTCAGCGATCAACGCAGCCTCGCCTATCTAGCCAGCGTGCTACTAGGGATTGCCTTTTTGACCACGACTTGGTCGACGTTTTTCGAGAGCTCTCTGATCTCAAAAGTCGCGGCGAACACCATTGCTGATGGGACAGCTTTCATAGCCTTCGCATTTACCGCCACATTGATTCTGGGGACTGTCGTTAAGCCGGGACCGGTCACGACGGACAAAATCTTCGCCGCCGTGTGCGTCTATTTGTTATCGGGCATCGCCTGGGGTCTATTGTACGTGCTGGTGTATCTCAACGATCCCAGTTCGTTCATGTTTTCCTATGGGGAGCCTTGGCGCGAGAACGCACCCAACGAGACATCCTCGGTCTTTTCAGTGTTTTGCTATTTCAGCTTCGTCACCATGACCACGCTGGGCTATGGCGACATCTCACCGGCGTCAGATCTCTCGCGGACGTTGGCCTGGCTGCAAGCTGTGCTGGGGCAATTGTACATCGCGATTTTGATCGCCCGCTTGGTCGGCATGCATGCACAAACAGTGCACGAACAAATGCAAAGAGATCCATCCACCAAGAAATAG
- a CDS encoding DUF6655 family protein, producing the protein MRMLNATLGLYLLFAAASLFLCGCGTTISRNATEQLLASDAVDRSVREIDFRDLRGQNVFFDTTYIKNVASVGFVNSDYIISSLRQQMMAADCRLRETREQADFVIEARVGALGADRHEIVWGIPANNLLGTVASAVPNAPAAAPPTIPEIAFAKKGDELAVAKIGVFAYHRETGQPIWQSGTNQSKSTARSTTVFGIGPFQSGTIHKGTEFAGSKIALPLLGEEVEEKKSPVTPFEEEAHFASAQSTLKVADSEKPATPPEVEQVAGESPKSPPTPTAPTEKTVPAPPELLKTVPVKSEPATTTVPPEAKPPAKSARPTNNTLLNKTKSNGWNPRKPAP; encoded by the coding sequence ATGCGGATGCTGAACGCTACTCTTGGACTCTATTTGTTGTTTGCGGCTGCCAGTCTGTTCCTTTGTGGCTGTGGGACCACGATCAGCCGGAATGCGACGGAGCAATTGTTAGCCTCCGATGCGGTGGATCGCTCCGTTCGCGAAATCGATTTTCGGGACTTGCGGGGCCAAAACGTGTTTTTTGACACAACGTATATCAAAAATGTGGCTTCGGTCGGTTTTGTGAACTCTGATTACATCATCAGCTCTCTGCGTCAGCAAATGATGGCGGCCGACTGTCGGTTGCGGGAAACCCGTGAACAAGCGGACTTTGTGATCGAGGCCCGCGTGGGTGCGTTGGGAGCAGATCGCCACGAAATCGTGTGGGGCATCCCCGCCAACAATCTGTTAGGGACAGTCGCCTCAGCGGTTCCCAATGCCCCGGCGGCGGCGCCGCCGACAATTCCGGAAATTGCGTTTGCCAAAAAGGGAGACGAATTGGCGGTCGCCAAGATTGGTGTGTTTGCCTATCACCGCGAAACGGGACAACCGATTTGGCAATCGGGGACCAATCAATCGAAGAGCACCGCACGGAGTACCACGGTGTTTGGCATCGGCCCGTTTCAATCTGGCACAATTCACAAAGGAACGGAATTCGCCGGTTCCAAGATTGCTTTGCCATTGCTAGGCGAAGAAGTCGAAGAAAAGAAATCGCCTGTGACTCCCTTCGAGGAGGAAGCTCATTTCGCCAGTGCGCAATCCACATTGAAGGTGGCTGATTCCGAAAAGCCGGCAACGCCCCCTGAAGTCGAACAAGTGGCCGGAGAATCTCCCAAATCGCCGCCCACTCCGACAGCACCTACAGAGAAAACGGTTCCCGCGCCGCCGGAATTGCTCAAAACCGTGCCTGTTAAGAGCGAACCGGCAACGACCACTGTTCCGCCGGAAGCGAAGCCACCCGCCAAATCGGCGCGGCCGACAAACAATACGTTGCTCAACAAGACGAAGAGTAACGGTTGGAATCCCCGAAAACCCGCGCCTTAA
- a CDS encoding 4Fe-4S binding protein — MTISVTDYFETRKADRKKETRYLAVINKDSCTSCNSCATQCPVDCIYEVVSNIPSESYHQIDTSRCIGCQMCYRIPAESNDHYNLEICPWNAIDMLHNPNVKPDEVSALEPYYRGTESDLPWPKLEEYAYQFFLDGEVFLPVGEEDLIAFMQPLAAEVWFLTPDENAPLIVEVPGGNDFVRYRATEEGRAILDAMFEDYDRIFLD; from the coding sequence ATGACGATTTCAGTCACCGACTATTTCGAAACCCGCAAAGCGGACCGCAAAAAAGAGACCCGCTACTTGGCGGTCATCAATAAGGACTCCTGCACGTCATGCAATTCCTGCGCGACGCAATGCCCGGTGGACTGCATCTACGAAGTTGTCAGTAACATTCCGTCGGAAAGCTACCACCAGATCGACACATCCCGCTGCATTGGCTGCCAGATGTGTTACCGAATTCCAGCGGAAAGCAACGACCACTACAACTTGGAAATCTGCCCCTGGAACGCGATCGACATGCTTCACAATCCCAACGTGAAGCCCGATGAAGTCTCCGCGCTCGAACCGTACTATCGCGGCACAGAAAGCGATCTGCCTTGGCCCAAACTCGAAGAATACGCCTACCAGTTCTTCCTCGACGGCGAAGTCTTCCTGCCGGTTGGCGAAGAGGATTTAATTGCATTCATGCAACCGCTGGCAGCTGAGGTTTGGTTTCTGACACCCGACGAAAACGCGCCCCTGATCGTCGAAGTCCCCGGCGGAAACGACTTTGTCCGTTATCGCGCCACCGAAGAAGGCCGGGCGATTTTGGATGCGATGTTCGAAGATTACGACCGCATCTTTTTGGACTGA
- the hpt gene encoding hypoxanthine phosphoribosyltransferase, whose protein sequence is MKVLVPETEIQAAIAKLAGEIHAQYQDRPLTVLGVLTGSVILLADLIRQIELPLRVGLLQASSYRGATTTAGDFVINPDFIPDIANRDVLLLDDILDTGQTLTRILEQVQTLKPRSIRTAVLLWKHERTTFEVQPDYHCFRIPDEFVVGYGLDYDDHYRNLPYIATLDDEDIAATGN, encoded by the coding sequence GTGAAAGTTCTCGTCCCCGAAACAGAAATCCAAGCAGCCATCGCGAAACTGGCCGGAGAGATCCACGCCCAATACCAGGACCGTCCGCTGACCGTCTTGGGTGTTTTGACCGGTAGTGTGATCCTTCTGGCCGATCTGATTCGCCAAATTGAATTGCCGCTCCGCGTCGGTTTACTGCAAGCCTCAAGTTATCGCGGCGCCACAACGACTGCGGGGGACTTTGTGATCAATCCCGATTTCATTCCCGATATCGCTAACCGCGACGTGCTGCTGCTGGATGATATTCTGGACACTGGGCAGACACTCACGCGAATCTTAGAGCAGGTCCAAACGCTCAAGCCGCGCAGCATTCGCACCGCTGTGCTTTTGTGGAAACATGAGCGGACCACGTTCGAAGTGCAGCCGGATTACCATTGTTTTCGGATCCCCGATGAATTCGTCGTCGGCTATGGATTGGATTACGACGACCATTATCGCAATCTCCCTTACATCGCCACGCTGGACGACGAAGACATCGCCGCCACGGGCAATTGA
- a CDS encoding GTPase, whose protein sequence is MPYAVFTAEVITPRGRGAVATLILTGDADLLDQAQLFRAANGQSVSSQSPQRIIFGDWGSQPSEKVVLCRTADDQLEIHCHGGDAAVRRILADLRQAGYTTTDWENKTSRAASGFAEECATAIANASTLRTAAIALDQQNGILRAAYEQLQITDWNAATRAAATDQLDALLRWADIGRHLTRPWSVVLAGQPNVGKSSLINALVGFSRAVVHDRPGTTRDVVTAETALEGWPIQFADTAGIRAAAERIEAAGIELAQTKFAAADCRILVLDSAAPPNDETRALLAAWPDAIVVANKCDLPNVWNDALPADALLTSVTAPQGIDQLARAVIKRLIPALPPDGTPVPLSHRQIDLLQIARSALVEDNQNEYASATEAILAGSV, encoded by the coding sequence ATGCCCTATGCCGTTTTCACTGCTGAAGTCATCACCCCCCGCGGGCGTGGCGCCGTGGCGACGCTTATACTCACCGGCGATGCCGACCTGTTGGATCAGGCCCAGCTATTTCGCGCCGCCAACGGTCAGTCGGTGAGCAGTCAATCGCCGCAACGCATCATCTTCGGAGACTGGGGCAGCCAGCCGAGTGAAAAAGTCGTCCTCTGCCGGACCGCGGACGACCAACTCGAAATCCACTGCCACGGCGGAGACGCCGCCGTCCGCAGAATCCTCGCCGACCTGCGGCAGGCCGGATATACGACAACCGACTGGGAAAACAAAACATCGCGTGCGGCCAGCGGTTTCGCTGAGGAATGCGCCACAGCCATCGCAAACGCCAGTACCCTGCGCACAGCGGCCATTGCCCTCGACCAACAAAACGGCATCTTGCGCGCCGCCTACGAACAATTGCAAATCACCGACTGGAATGCTGCAACGCGTGCCGCAGCCACGGATCAACTCGATGCGCTGCTGCGTTGGGCCGACATCGGTCGTCACCTCACCCGGCCTTGGAGTGTGGTCCTCGCCGGGCAACCGAATGTCGGCAAGTCGAGCCTGATCAATGCATTGGTCGGATTTTCCAGAGCTGTGGTGCATGACCGCCCCGGGACGACACGGGATGTGGTCACCGCTGAAACGGCACTGGAAGGTTGGCCGATTCAATTCGCCGATACGGCAGGAATTCGCGCAGCGGCGGAACGCATCGAGGCGGCCGGTATCGAACTGGCGCAAACGAAATTCGCCGCCGCCGATTGTCGCATCCTCGTCCTCGACAGCGCAGCTCCACCCAACGACGAGACCCGCGCTCTACTGGCCGCTTGGCCCGATGCGATTGTCGTGGCCAACAAATGCGATCTCCCCAACGTCTGGAACGACGCCTTACCGGCCGACGCGTTGTTGACATCCGTGACAGCCCCGCAAGGCATCGACCAATTGGCCCGCGCCGTCATCAAGCGTTTGATCCCCGCTCTCCCCCCCGACGGCACTCCCGTTCCCTTGTCACATCGGCAAATCGACTTACTACAAATCGCCCGCTCCGCTCTCGTTGAGGACAACCAAAATGAATATGCCTCAGCCACTGAGGCAATTCTTGCGGGAAGCGTCTAA
- a CDS encoding FAD-dependent oxidoreductase, which produces MRILIVGGGIAGLTLAAKLRQQGRTPVVIEKAHEYTDIGYGIGLYPLGSCVLHGLGVYDDLVDCGLEVQRYEIADHTGEILQSLDMSVLTNEIGPMYMLSRTALIDLLRKACGDLPIRMGTTVSKVEQTGETVHTTFSDGTQGEFDVVVSCDGIHSDMRKQVFGAGEKFDSEWTCWTWWGSGDLFPPELVREYWGRGWFFGGYPAPDRRMYCAGLPTKVVGDQYAPDDVVHDALTTHLAELIDNDEAVAQALKDAPKLFDWPMYDVRMEHWTQGRVVLCGDSGMAFLPTAGVGASNAMRSAAALADELSRADAQLVPLALELYEKRCYKIVKANQNDSRTAGRMMFVDSAALGWGRDQLLKHVSASAFIGSIIKSMKEPF; this is translated from the coding sequence ATGCGTATCTTGATCGTGGGAGGCGGCATTGCCGGGTTGACGCTCGCAGCGAAATTGCGACAACAGGGTCGCACACCGGTCGTTATCGAAAAAGCGCATGAGTACACCGACATCGGCTACGGCATTGGTCTGTATCCCCTAGGAAGTTGTGTGCTCCACGGATTGGGGGTCTACGACGATCTGGTCGACTGTGGCTTGGAAGTGCAGCGCTACGAAATCGCCGATCACACGGGCGAGATCCTGCAAAGCCTCGACATGTCGGTCCTGACCAACGAAATCGGCCCGATGTACATGCTCTCACGCACGGCATTGATTGATCTGTTACGCAAGGCGTGCGGCGACTTGCCGATTCGGATGGGGACGACGGTTTCCAAAGTCGAACAAACTGGCGAAACGGTTCACACCACATTCAGCGACGGGACTCAAGGCGAGTTCGACGTAGTCGTATCCTGCGACGGCATTCACTCCGACATGCGCAAGCAGGTCTTTGGTGCGGGGGAGAAATTTGATTCTGAGTGGACCTGTTGGACTTGGTGGGGCAGCGGCGATTTGTTTCCGCCGGAACTAGTTCGCGAGTATTGGGGCCGCGGCTGGTTCTTCGGCGGGTACCCGGCCCCAGACCGCCGCATGTATTGCGCCGGGCTGCCTACTAAAGTCGTCGGAGATCAGTATGCTCCTGACGACGTTGTGCATGACGCACTGACCACGCATCTGGCCGAACTGATAGACAACGACGAAGCCGTCGCACAGGCGCTCAAGGATGCTCCGAAACTATTTGATTGGCCGATGTATGACGTTCGTATGGAGCATTGGACCCAAGGCCGCGTGGTGCTGTGCGGCGATTCCGGTATGGCCTTTCTGCCCACCGCCGGTGTCGGCGCCTCCAACGCCATGCGCTCCGCCGCTGCCCTGGCCGATGAACTCTCCCGCGCCGATGCTCAGCTCGTGCCACTGGCATTGGAGCTGTATGAAAAGCGGTGCTACAAGATCGTCAAAGCCAACCAAAACGATTCCCGCACCGCCGGCCGCATGATGTTCGTTGATTCGGCCGCTCTGGGGTGGGGGCGTGATCAACTGCTCAAACACGTCTCGGCGAGCGCCTTCATTGGCAGCATTATCAAGAGCATGAAGGAACCGTTTTAG
- a CDS encoding PilZ domain-containing protein, with translation MKDSSPHTSWGGQDCLTSTNDLTTFVKGLIPRQSHTGREMRINLRRPFVAEIRVQKVDKDYQPVGLEFATVTRDISVGGLCFIAQMFIETPLVIVQIDHPAGVAKRLLMEVRRCRPFRKYFEVGGPFVTDMS, from the coding sequence ATGAAAGACTCAAGCCCTCATACAAGTTGGGGTGGGCAAGACTGCCTAACGTCAACGAACGACTTAACCACGTTTGTCAAAGGCCTGATTCCGCGTCAATCCCACACCGGGCGTGAAATGCGAATCAATCTGCGTCGCCCTTTTGTGGCTGAAATCCGTGTGCAAAAAGTCGACAAGGATTACCAACCGGTCGGGCTTGAATTTGCGACAGTGACGCGCGACATTTCCGTCGGCGGCCTGTGCTTTATTGCGCAGATGTTCATCGAAACCCCGCTGGTGATCGTGCAAATTGACCACCCTGCGGGCGTGGCAAAGCGACTGCTCATGGAAGTCCGCCGCTGTCGTCCGTTTCGCAAATATTTCGAAGTAGGCGGCCCGTTCGTAACGGATATGTCCTGA
- a CDS encoding Arc family DNA-binding protein, with protein MAKRDSFLLRADPQVLDAVRRWADDELRSINGQIEYLLRQALKEAGRLPGDKPTAEDKTQP; from the coding sequence TTGGCTAAGCGTGATTCGTTTTTGTTGAGAGCTGATCCCCAAGTGTTGGATGCTGTCCGACGTTGGGCCGATGACGAATTGCGCAGCATCAATGGGCAGATCGAATATCTGTTGCGACAAGCCCTCAAGGAGGCCGGCCGCTTGCCGGGCGATAAACCGACCGCCGAGGACAAGACGCAGCCCTAG
- a CDS encoding SPFH domain-containing protein produces the protein MHEERKVRPLTGWIPLVICLALVVAAPVLIGVGANKEELQPVLIGVGAGLCGFISLFGCMPVAPNEARVLLLFGIYKGSVVTSGFYWVNPFLSKKKVSLRVHNFETGSTTTPEIKNEQGRVTQKKSRSAGSPSKVNDRDGNPIDISAIVVWKVVNTAEAMFEVDDYEDFVAIQSEAALRNLASRHPYDSEDHEISLRGSTTEISDQLRHDIQERLDKAGVHVIEARISQLAYAPEIAAAMLQRQQAQAVVAARTKIVEGAVGMVQMALEHLAKDKIVELDDERRAAMVSNLLVVLCSDRHTQPVVNTGSLYH, from the coding sequence ATGCACGAAGAACGTAAAGTCCGGCCGCTGACCGGTTGGATTCCCCTGGTGATTTGTCTGGCACTGGTCGTTGCGGCGCCCGTCCTGATCGGGGTGGGGGCGAATAAAGAGGAACTTCAACCGGTGCTGATCGGGGTGGGGGCGGGGTTGTGCGGTTTCATTAGTCTGTTTGGTTGCATGCCGGTCGCGCCAAACGAGGCGCGGGTCCTGCTGTTGTTTGGGATCTATAAAGGCTCGGTCGTCACCTCCGGCTTTTATTGGGTGAATCCTTTTCTCTCCAAAAAGAAGGTGTCGTTGCGGGTCCACAATTTTGAAACCGGTTCCACAACCACTCCGGAAATCAAAAACGAACAAGGCCGCGTGACGCAGAAAAAATCACGCTCCGCCGGGAGTCCTTCCAAGGTCAATGACCGCGACGGCAATCCGATTGACATTTCCGCTATTGTGGTCTGGAAGGTCGTCAATACCGCCGAGGCTATGTTTGAAGTCGATGACTACGAGGACTTTGTCGCCATCCAAAGCGAAGCGGCTTTGCGCAATTTGGCCAGTCGGCATCCTTATGACAGCGAGGACCACGAGATTTCTCTCCGCGGTAGCACGACCGAAATTAGCGACCAACTCCGGCACGACATTCAAGAACGGCTCGACAAAGCAGGCGTGCATGTCATCGAAGCCCGCATCAGCCAACTCGCCTATGCGCCGGAAATTGCCGCTGCCATGTTGCAGCGACAACAAGCCCAAGCGGTCGTCGCCGCACGTACAAAAATCGTCGAAGGGGCCGTTGGCATGGTACAAATGGCGCTGGAGCATTTGGCCAAAGACAAAATCGTAGAGTTGGACGACGAACGCCGCGCCGCTATGGTCTCCAATCTCTTAGTCGTCCTCTGCAGCGACCGCCACACGCAACCGGTGGTCAATACGGGGTCGTTGTATCATTGA